The following DNA comes from Novosphingobium sp. PP1Y.
GTCCGACCTTGATCGTCATTCCGACGATTGTTGCGCGTGCGTCCGAGGTGCCAGTCTTCCTTGAGCAAATGGAGACTCATTGGCTCTCTAATCTTGATCCGATGCTACAAATTGTTCTGCTGGCCGATCTCGCTGACGCTGATACGGAGCACACCCCTCTCGATGACGACATCGAACAGGCGCTCAGCGAGGGGGTCCGCGCGCTCAACGCGCGATATGCTGGCACTGGCGGCGGTCCGTTCCACCTGCTGCTGCGGCCCAGACGCTATAATCCGGCCGAGGGCTGCTGGCTCGCCTGGGAGCGGAAGCGCGGGAAGCTCGAACAGTTCAACCGCATGCTGGTGGACGGCGACTCTTCGGCTTTTTCCCTTCATGTTGGCGATCGTCCCGGTCCCACCGGCGTGCGGTTCGTCGTTACCGTCGATGGCGACACGATCCTGCCGGCCGGATCGGTGTCCAAGCTGGTCGGCGCGCTTGCGCACCCGCTCAACCGGGCGCAGATAGACCCCGCAACCGGTGCGATCACCAGCGGCTATTCGATCATCCAGCCGCGGGTGGAAATATCGCCGCAGAGTGGCTCGCGAACGCTGTTTGCGCGTCTGTTCACGGGCGATACGTCGATCGATATCTACAGCCGCGCGGTCTCGGACGTCTATCAGGATCTGTTCGGGGCCGGAATCTTTGTCGGGAAAGGTATTTACGATGTAGAGGCCTTTCACCGTAGCGTTGACGCTCGCGTTCCTGAGAATGCTATTCTCAGTCATGATCTGTTTGAGGGTGCGCACGGCCGGGTTGCGCTTGCGACCGATATCGTCCTCTACGAAGGGTTCCCGCGCAGCTATCTTGAATATGCGCGTCGGCTGCATCGTTGGATTCGCGGAGACTGGCAGCTCTTGCCATGGCTTGCTCCCAAGGTTCCAACGGCTGATGGGACAAAGGTTGCGAACCGGCTCTCGGGTATTGATCGCTGGAAGATCATCGACAATCTTCGCCGTAGCCTTGTGGCACCAGCCACATTCCTTCTTGCCCTGGCGGGGTGGCTGGTGCTTCCGGGACAAGCCTGGTTCTGGACATTGCTTGTCTTTTTCACACCGGCCGGACAGCTATTCGCCGATCTGGTCAGCGGGCTCGCGCGCGGGCAGCGGCGCGGGTCGGCGCACGGGCTGCTCCCGCAACTTCGTGACCAGGCGGGGCGCTGGCTTCTTGCCATCGTCTATCTGCCTCACGAAGCTCTCTTGTCGCTACGGGCGATCGGGCTTACGCTCTGGCGGCTGCTTGTCACCCGTCGCAAACTGCTCGAATGGACGACTGCAGCCCATGAGGCGTCGCGCCTGCGCGCGCACCGCACCCGGGCGCGAATTTGGAGCCAGATGTGGCTCGGCCCGACGGTCAGCGTTGGACTTGCCATGGGATTGGTGGTGATGCGGCCGGACACACTCCTGTCGGCACTCCCGCTCCTCATCATCTGGATAGTTGCGCCCGAAATCACCTGGTTCATTGGACAGCAGCGCAAGGAGGAGCGCGAGCCGCTTTCGCCTGGCGACACAACCTTTCTTCGGATGCTCGCGCGCAGGACCTGGTTTTATTTCGAGACTTTTGCCGGTCCCGAGGACAATTGGCTGCCGCCTGACAATTATCAAGGCGCTCCTCACGAGGAGCTAGCCCATCGCACATCGCCGACCAATATCGGGATGCTGCTTCTTTCGACTGCAACGGCCTGGGATCTCGGTTACCTGGGACGAACAGAACTGGCTGCGAGGACCGCGAACCTGTTTGGATCGCTCGCCCGCATGGAGCGCTATCGCGGTCATTTCTATAACTGGTATGATACCAGAACGTTGGCGTCGCTGGAGCCACGCTACGTCTCGACTGTCGACAGCGGAAATCTCGCAGTCTGCCTGGTTGCCTATGCGGAGGCGCTGCATAATGCGTGCGAGGGAAACCGCCTCGAAGCCCAACGCTGGGACGGCCTCGTCGATGTGCTCGACCTGCTCGACGAAACGGCCGCGGGATGGAACGGCGAGGCTTTGCGGCAATGGACAAGTGACATCCGCGCCCGCATCATGTCGTTGAAACAGGCGCCGGAAAGCTGGACCAACGGGCTTCGCGAACTTTGCGAGACTCGCATTCCGCAACTCGAGCACGCCCTGGCTAAAGTGATCGAGGCTGCGTCTTCACCGCCAATGGATGTGTTGCGCGACCTGCACGGATTTCTCGACAGGCTTCGCTATCAGTCACGCTCTATGTGGAACGATGCCGAAACAAGCCCAGCACCTGCCAATGACCTCCTTCGCCTTGCCGACCAGGCGCGCGAATTGGCCTATGCCATGGAATTCAAGCCTCTTTATGACGAAGATCGGCGCCTCTTCCGGATCGGATATAATGCGAGTTCCGGCCGAGCCGATCTACATTATTACGACCTCCTTGCATCGGAAGCCCGTCTTGCCAGTTTTTTCGCGATCGCCAAGGGTGATGTGCCTGTTGAACACTGGTTTCATCTTGGCCGTGCGCTGACGCGGGCAGATGGCGGACTTCTGCTGATCTCCTGGAACGGCTCGATGTTCGAATATCTGATGCCGCGCATGTTGCTCAGTTCGAGAACACGCACGCTGCTCGGCGAGAGCGAACGGCGCGCCGTTGAAATCCAGCGACGTTATGGGGAAAGCCACCGACTTCCTTGGGGCATTTCCGAGTCCGCATATTCCGCGCGAGATCCCGAACATCACTATCGGTACCAGGCCTTCGGAGTGCCTGCGCTTGGTCTGAAGCGGGGACTTGGTCGCGATATGGTAATTGCTCCTTATGCGTCGGCTCTTGGGTTGCCCGTCGCGCCAACTCAAGCTGTGGCCAATCTGAAAGAGCTCGTCCGGCTTGGCGCCAGCGGCCGCTACGGTCTTTTCGAAGCGCTCGATTTCACGTCCGATCGAGTGTCGCAGGGCAAATTCACCGCTGTCCATGCCTACATGGCACACCACCAGGGAATGATTCTGAGTTCCATTGGCAATGTGTTGCTCGACGATATTCTTGTGCAACGCTTCACTGCGGATCCGAGAATGCGGACGGTCTCGCTGCTGCTCAGCGAGCGCGTTCCGCACGAAATTCCTGCGGAGATGGAGCGGCTCGAGGAACGCGACCGTCCCCTGGGACGAGGGGCGCCGCTGCGGATTCCCGCAGCCTGGACGTCACCGCCGGCCACTGCCTTTCCGCAGGTCCACCTGCTGGGGAATGGTCCCCTGTCGAGCTGGATCTCGGAAGCCGGCGGCGGGGGCCTGCGCTGGCACCACAACGCGCTCACGCGCTTCGTCGCCGATGGCACGCGGGATGCCAACGGCTATTGGATCTATCTGGCCGACGATGAGAGCGGGGCCTTGTGGTCGGCGGCGCGACAGCCCACAGGAGCGCTGCCCGAGGAGTACCGCGTCACCTTTCATCCCCACATGGCGGAATTTCACCGACGCGATCACGGGATTGTGCTAAACCTCGAGGTGGCAGTCATCGCGGGCGACGACATCGAGGTTCGTCGCCTCACGCTTGTCAATGAAGGCCCCCAAGCGCGAGCATTGCGTGTGACGAGCTACGGCGAAGTCGTTCTCGGTGCGCCAATGGATGACGAGCGGCACCCTGCTTTCAGCAAGCTGTTTGTTGGCAGCGAATATATCGCTCATTTGGGTGGTTTGTTGTTCCGCCGGCGCGCCCGCGCGCCACATGAGACGCCGCCCCTGCTCTTGCACTTCGCGGTCGATGCTCAAGGTCCGGTCCAGCCGTTGGGCTATGAATCGGACCGCAACCGGTTTATTGGCCGAAACGGCGATTTGCGCTTCCCGCCGGGCGCGCGGATGGCTCTTTCTAACAGCTCGGGTTGGACTTTGGACCCGATCATGGCGCTGCAGCTCGGGGTTACACTACAGCCCTATGAGACGCGCGAACTCTGCTTCATGGCCGTGGCAGCCGCGACCAGAGAGGGCGCGGTTGACCTGGCGGAACGCTATTCGACCTTGGCTGCGGTCAACTGGGCATTGCACGACGCCCTTGGAGCGAGCGCGCGCGCCCTTGAGCGTGTCCAGATTGAGTCCGCCAGCCTGCCGGCGCTACAGGCGCTCGCCTCGCTCCTTGTCTATCCGCACGGAGCGCTGCGCGGTGATGCCGCCACGCTCAACGCCAACCACTTAGGGCAATCGCATCTGTGGGGAATGGCTCTCTCCGGCGACCTTCCAATTTTGATGTTGCGAACCACAGGTACCGGCGGCTTGCTGGCGCAACAACTGATCGGCGGCCATCAGCTATGGCGCCGGCACGGGCTTCAGGTCGATCTTGTGATCCTTCAGACTGGTGGGTCGGCTTATGTCGAGCCGATCCGGGACGACGTTGTTGCCCTGCTCCGGCAGATCGGTGCAACGGAAATGCTTGGCCGCAAAGGCGGCATTCACCTTCTCTTTCGTGACCAGATCGGACCGGACCAAGTGAAACTGCTGGAGAGCGCTGCCTGCGTTATCCTTGATGAGCAGAGGGGGGCACTGGAGGACCAGCTGTTTCCGGCGTTTGAGGCGCCCCCATCGCTGCCGCGCTTTTGGGCAGCGCTTCCGTTCGATCAGACTGCCGTTGATGTGCTGGAACGCCCGAAGGATCTTCGCTTCAACAACGGGTTCGGCGGTTTCACGCCGGATGGACGAGAATATGTCATCCACCTTGATCCTGGCGAAGCCACGCCCGCACCCTGGTGCAATGTCCTCGCCAACGATGAGTTCGGCACACTGGTCAGCGAAGCCGGCGGGGGCTTCAGTTGGGCGATCAACAGCGGTGAGAACCGCCTGACGCCCTGGACAAACGATCCCGTGTCGGACCCGCCTGTCGAGACCCTCTATCTGCGTGATGAAGAAACGGCCTCGGTCTGGACCGTGACGCCTGCCCCCGCAGGGCATTCGTCGGCTTGCCAAGTGCGGCATGGGGCCGGCTATACGCGATGGACGCAGAAGTCGCACGGGCTGGACCAGGAAATGCTGGTGTTCGTTCCCTTGGACGCTCCGGTGAAAATCGTCCGGTTGCGACTCTGCAACCTTGAGAACCGACACCGGCGTCTCACCTCGACCTATTATGCCGAATGGCTGCTGGGAGCGCTCCCAAGCATCGCACGGCCCCATATCGTGTGTGATTATGATCCAGCCGCGCAGGCGCTTCTGGCCATGAATCGCTGGAATGAGGATTTCGCGGAACGGGTTGCGTTTCTCACCGCAAGCCGGCCTCCCCATGGGTTCACAACCGATCGTCGCGAATTTCTCGGGCCGGAGGGCGACCCATCTGATCCGGACGCACTGCGACGCTGGGGCTTGAGCGGCAAGCTCGTGGCGGGAGGCGATCCGTGTGGCGCCTATCAGGTTCATCTGGAGCTCGCTCCTGGCGCGAGCGAGGAAATCATCTTCGTCCTGGGGCAAGGAGCAGATCACGCCTCGGCAAGAGAACTGGCACGGCGCTGGAGCTCGTCCCATGCGGCCGAACAGGCCCTGCAGACGCTTGAGCGTCACTGGAACGGCATCCTGGGTGCTGTCGAAGTGTCCACGCCCGACCCCGCCTTCGATCTCATGGTCAATCGCTGGCTTATTTATCAGAGCCTGTCGTCGCGGGTGCTCGCCCGAACCGGTTTCTATCAGTCCAGCGGTGCAATCGGCTTTCGCGATCAGCTGCAGGACGTGCTGGCGCTGCTCCACATCGAGCCAGAACGAACCCGCGCGCATATCCTCCAATGCGCCGGGCATCAGTTCACGCAGGGCGACGTCCTCCATTGGTGGCACCCGCCCTCGGATCGAGGGGTGCGGACACGTTGTTCTGACGACCTCATTTGGCTGCCCTATGCGGTCGGCACCTATGTGCAGGCGACGGGCGATCTCACCATCCTCGATGAAGAGATTCCCTTCCTGGATGCGCCGCCGCTCAAACCTGAGGAGGAAAACCGCTACGCCCGCTTTGATGCAGCGGGCACCCTGCGGCCGCTGATTGATCATTGCGAACGGGCCCTGGAGCATGGGCTGACCGCAGGTTCCAACGGGTTGCCGCTCATGGGCGCCGGCGATTGGAATGACGGAATGGACCGATTGGGTCGCGAGGGTCGTGGCGAGAGCATCTGGCTCGCCTGGTTCGGCTCGGTCACTGCGGACCTGTTTGCCGATGTCAGCAGGCGCGCCGGACGAGGAATGAGCGCATTGCGTTGGGCCGAGCGGGCGCGGGAACTGCGAGAACGTGCCGAAGAAGCTGGATGGGACGGCGCATGGTATCGGCGCGCATATGATGACGAAGGACATCCGCTCGGTTCGGCGACCAATGACGAGTGCCGGATTGATTCCATTTCTCAGTCCTGGGCGGCCTTTGCGGGTGCTGAACCAGAGCGCGTGCGGCAGGCATTGGACGCTGCGTGGCGGGAACTGGTGAGTTCGGAACACAAGCTGGCGCGCCTCCTCTGGCCGGCTTTCGATAAGGGCGCGCGCGATCCGGGTTATATCAAGGCCTATCCGCCGGGCATTCGCGAAAACGGGGGGCAATATTCGCATGCCGCCGCCTGGCTTGGCATGGCGTTTGCCGAACAAGGGGAGTCCGATAAGGCGTTCGCCATCTTCGATATGATCAATCCCGTTCGACGCTCCGACGAGAAGGCAAAGGCGGAACGCTATGCGCTCGAGCCCTATGTCGTCGCAGGCGATATCTCTGCTGCCGACCCCCATAGCGGGCGCGGCGGCTGGAGCTGGTATACCGGGGCAGCAGGATGGGCGTGGCGTCTAGCTGTCGAGGGCATTCTGGGCTTGAGACTTGTCGATGGCCACCTGACGATTGCACCGTCCATTCCTCCCTCGTGGGGCGGCTTCCGAGCCGTTTTGCGCGGTCCCGCCGGCACGATTTCGGTGCACGTCGACGATCCCGATCATCTGGGGCGTGGAAACGTGGAACTCACCGTCAATGGCGTGCGCCGGGGGACAGACGGTATCCCATTCCCGACAGATGGCGCTGAGATCGAAGTCAGGGCGCGACTGGCGACTTGAGAATACCGCGCCGGCCGATCCTGTGACCGCGCCTTTGTCGTGCAGCGCGGAGCAGGTGCAATCTGTTGGAGTCAGCAACGGGAAGTCCTGGCGACAAGGAAGGCAAGAGGCTTCACCGGATCGCAGGAGACAAATGGAGACAACAAATGAAAGCAGCCAGTGAACAGCGCCCGCCACTCACGATCTCGGCCTCGCCGAGGTGCTATTGCGGCGTTGTTTCGATCGAAGTCAAAGCGGGGCAAACATGAGTATTGCCGCGCAACTGCTGCTCGGCGCACTGGTGGTGGCGGTGACGATGATCGCGCAGGCGGGCTTTGTTGCCGCGGCCTTCGCCGCATCAGACCGCCTCGTGCCCCCGCGCGTTCGGAGTAGCCGGCTGGCAAGCATGCTGATGCTCGCGGCCGCAACGATCTGGATGCTGGCCGCACTGACCTTCGCGGCATGGTTGTGGGCCGGTCTGTTCCTGTGGCTCGGCGCTTTCGGCTCGCTTGAGCCGGCGCTCTATTTCGCCACCGTGTCACTCACGACATTGGGTTTTGGAGACGTCGTTCTTGCTGAGGATGTCCGGCTCCTGTCTGCGGTTGTCGCCGCCACGGCCTGATCATGTTCGGCCTCAGTACGGCGTTCCTGATCGAATTTGTCAGCGATGTGCGCGAGGAGGAGGAAGAGCGGATCATTGAAAAGGGTCCGTAGAGGGAGGAGGGTCCGAATTTCGGAACGCCCTCACAGAACAGAATAATTTTCGCGCCACCAACACCTTTCCTCACACTGGAGAGCCGACAGCCGCCACGGGACAAAATGCGGAGGCTCTCGAGGCGAAGCCGTCACAGGCGCCCGGATCGGGCAATCGCGCGCGAGAGGCGCAGCGTATACCATAGCGCGAGGAAATAGCCGACCAGAGCGAGCAGGGGCATGCCCAGGATGCGCGGGCCGATGCTATGCTGCATGAGCAGCGACGAGGCAATGTATAGTCCGAGGGTTACGAGAGCCAGCGCAAGCCGGTTGCCCGTGCGTTCCAGACCGGCTTCGGTGCGCTCGATCTGCGGCAGATGAATCTGAAGCGCGGGATGAAACCCCTCCCGCCGGGCCTCGGAAAGCCACGCTGCAGCGGCGCCTGGCAGGTCATAAACCGCAAGGCCAGCCTCAAATCTCAGTCGCGAAAGCGCTGCATGTGACGGACCCTCGGCCAGGGCCATGATTGCAGCGTTGCCCCTTTCAATGAGGGTATCGAGAACGTTCATCGCCGGGTCGAGCGTATGCAATGCATGCTCGACAAGAAACAGGGCTCGCATGAGGACAATCAGATAATGGGGCAACAGTACCGACTCCCTGTTACCCAGCCGCGAAATACGAAGGAACAGGTCCGCCATCGACCATTGCCGCATCGGAAGCGACGCGTATTCGGTCAGGAACTCCTCTAAGCCGTGGACGATTGCCTGCCGTTCACCGGAGATCCGTAGCAGTCCGAGTTCGACTGCCGCATCAAGCATCCAGTCGGCATCCTGATGAACAAAGGCTCGAACGAACAGCGCCAGCCGCCGCCGCGTCGCATGGTCGAGCTGGCCGGTCAGTCCGAAATCATGAAAGCAGATTGTTCCAGCGTCCATGAAGAAGAGGTTCCCGGGATGGGGATCGCCATGGAAGAAACCCAATACGAAGATCTGGTGCAGATAGATTTCTACGAGGTTGGCGGCGTAGCGAGGCCCAGAGCCGGCCAGGGCTGCATCGGAGAGCAGGCGGCCTGAGGAGAATTCCTGGACAAGCACGGTTTCGGAGATGAGGTCATCGATAACTTCGGGGACGTGGACCGTTTCCCAATCCGCAAATGCATCGGCAAAACGGCGAACGGCTCGTGCTTCGAGCCGGAAGTCGGTCTCCCGGCGCAGATTTGTCCAGATCTCATGCGCCAGGCGCACTGGCTCGAAGCGCGCGATTCTGGAGGACAGGGTGCACAGCAGGCGCAGCAGCCCTATCAGCGCGCGCATGTCACGATCGATCTGCGACCTGATCCGCGGGCGTCGCACCTTGATGATCGCTTCGCGGCCGTCCGGCATTTGGGCACGGTGCACCTGCGCGATCGATGCGGCGGCGAGCGGGGTCTCGTCAAATGAACTGAACAGGTCGTGGATTGGCTTGCGGAGGCCAGTCTCGATCTCATGCCTGGCGGCAGCCTGCGGGAATGGCCTGGCGTCCGCCTGAAGCTTGCTCAGCGCTGCAATGTACCGGTCGGGCAAAAGGTCGCGGCGCAGGCTGAGCCCCTGGCCGACCTTGATAAAGGTCGGGCCCAGGCGCTCAAGGGTCGCGCGCAGCCGATCAGGCAGCGTCGAACGGTTGTCCGTGCCGCCTCGGAGTCGTTCGTAAACTGCAACGATCAGGAGACCGAACACCGCTCCACCGATGCGCAAGAACCTCGCAGCTAGCATCATCGGTGCCCGCCTCTTCGTTCGCCACCATGGCCGCCTAAACGCGCCCCTTCAAATCGGTGCGCGCAAATCCATGCTTTGCTCGGGGCAAAGGTCGCGTCCAGGTCAGGTGCTCATAGACACTCGCCCAGTAGAGACCGAATGCGCCGCCGAACATCAATTCCTCGAGCGGTATTCCGCCAGACATCAGCCCCGAAAGTGCCGGCAAATTCCAGACATGTTCGATGTAGCCCGGTGCGCTGAACCGAAGGCCAATCATGAAGATTGCGTAGAAGGCGAGGAAAAGCAGACCGCCATAGAGCGTCTTGGCGCCAAGATCCGGGCGGCACAGAACAGCGGCTCCAGCCCCGGACGCCATGGCGATCACGGCCGGGTAGATCGGATTCCACCCCAGCGTGAGCAGCGGCAGGAAGACCAGAACCGGCGCCGCCAGCGCGAGGCGATGGAACCGGTGCGGGCCATGCGGCGGAACCGGGCGTGTGACCCGCCGTGCCGCCAGATTATAGAGCACGGCGCCGATCCCGCCGATGCTGAATGAAAAGATGATGCTCTCCAGATCAAAGCCGGTCCTTTGCGCGAGGTCGAAGAGGCTCGGCGGGGACCAATAAGCCGGCACGAACAGCGGCTCGCTCAAACCGAAGGGCGCGGTACCGAGCGCAGCCCGCAGCATCAGCGTCCTGTGCTCACGAAATGAGCCGTAAATGACGATAAATGCCAGGAGGAAGGCCAGTGCCCAAAATAACCAGATGTAGTGATAGCCGGTCACGCGCGTTGCCGGAATTGCAACGGCGCGTCTACCGGTTCGCTGCGATCGTAATCGGTGATGTAGTCGCGGGTCAGGGGGACCGCGTCCCGGCGATGGGCCAGTTGCAGCTGGAACACCATCAGCGGCCCGTGGCGGAAAAGCATTTCGCAGGCCGCAAGATAAAATTCCCACATACGGCAGAAACGTTCGTCATAGAGTTCAGCCGCTTCGGCGCGCCGCGCCTGGAACCGTTCGTGCCAGTGCTTCAGCGTATCGGCATAATGCACCCGCAGGATCTCGATATCAGTGATCCACAAACCCGACTTTTCAACGGCTGCCACCACCTCCGATAATGCCGGGATGTACCCGCCGGGGAAGATATATTTGCTGATCCAGGGATCGGCGCCTCCGGGCGGCTCCATGCGCCCGATCGAGTGGATGAGCGCAACGCCATCCGGTTTGAGTGTGCGTGCCACCGATTTGAAGAAGGTGGAATAATCCGGCGGCCCGACATGTTCGAACATTCCGACTGAGACGACCCGGTCGTAAAGACCCATCTCCTCACGATAATCCCGGAGTTCGAACCGGACCTGGCGGGAGAGGCCCGCCGCCTCGGCGCGCGCGCGTGCAGCCGCGAGCTGTTCGGTCGAGAGCGTGACGCCCGTTACATTCGCCTTCGCCGCCTGCGCAAGCTCAAGCGCGAGCCCGCCCCAGCCCGAACCGATATCGAGCACCTCGCATCCGGGCTCGAGCAGTAGCTTTGCGGCCAGATGCCGTTTCTTGGCCGCCTGTGCTTCCTCGAGCGTCTCGTCCCCGGTAGGGAAATAGGCGCAGGAATATTGGCGATCGGAATCGAGAAACAGATC
Coding sequences within:
- a CDS encoding GH36-type glycosyl hydrolase domain-containing protein, with product MALLHAAEELSQTHRISTASPRPIPAWSQVGAVAQWLHDARLACTTAAPEASKAAEWLLDNDYQVHRALRQIEQDLPASFYERLPALADDGGAASPRVFVLAHHLLRLTRMQISSGTLVRFLQSYQRKSPLSIAELWAFPTMLRIACVEILVSTLTQIFCDCLTVPFRPSHWATEPHSLEATEQVGRAIANLGLIEAISWEDFFDQVSCVEEILRTDPSGFYERMDFQSRDRYRRVVEELARYAAKDEAEVARGAVDAAKSAQAELPQRHVGYWLVGDGRAAFRRQLGARLPLDWRWRNAALESPGLFYFSALVVFWAGALFLPASYLWWIDSRLPGWLGGLSLTFIPASVLAITLLHWAITRIFPPRVLNKLDCSEGLPGDCPTLIVIPTIVARASEVPVFLEQMETHWLSNLDPMLQIVLLADLADADTEHTPLDDDIEQALSEGVRALNARYAGTGGGPFHLLLRPRRYNPAEGCWLAWERKRGKLEQFNRMLVDGDSSAFSLHVGDRPGPTGVRFVVTVDGDTILPAGSVSKLVGALAHPLNRAQIDPATGAITSGYSIIQPRVEISPQSGSRTLFARLFTGDTSIDIYSRAVSDVYQDLFGAGIFVGKGIYDVEAFHRSVDARVPENAILSHDLFEGAHGRVALATDIVLYEGFPRSYLEYARRLHRWIRGDWQLLPWLAPKVPTADGTKVANRLSGIDRWKIIDNLRRSLVAPATFLLALAGWLVLPGQAWFWTLLVFFTPAGQLFADLVSGLARGQRRGSAHGLLPQLRDQAGRWLLAIVYLPHEALLSLRAIGLTLWRLLVTRRKLLEWTTAAHEASRLRAHRTRARIWSQMWLGPTVSVGLAMGLVVMRPDTLLSALPLLIIWIVAPEITWFIGQQRKEEREPLSPGDTTFLRMLARRTWFYFETFAGPEDNWLPPDNYQGAPHEELAHRTSPTNIGMLLLSTATAWDLGYLGRTELAARTANLFGSLARMERYRGHFYNWYDTRTLASLEPRYVSTVDSGNLAVCLVAYAEALHNACEGNRLEAQRWDGLVDVLDLLDETAAGWNGEALRQWTSDIRARIMSLKQAPESWTNGLRELCETRIPQLEHALAKVIEAASSPPMDVLRDLHGFLDRLRYQSRSMWNDAETSPAPANDLLRLADQARELAYAMEFKPLYDEDRRLFRIGYNASSGRADLHYYDLLASEARLASFFAIAKGDVPVEHWFHLGRALTRADGGLLLISWNGSMFEYLMPRMLLSSRTRTLLGESERRAVEIQRRYGESHRLPWGISESAYSARDPEHHYRYQAFGVPALGLKRGLGRDMVIAPYASALGLPVAPTQAVANLKELVRLGASGRYGLFEALDFTSDRVSQGKFTAVHAYMAHHQGMILSSIGNVLLDDILVQRFTADPRMRTVSLLLSERVPHEIPAEMERLEERDRPLGRGAPLRIPAAWTSPPATAFPQVHLLGNGPLSSWISEAGGGGLRWHHNALTRFVADGTRDANGYWIYLADDESGALWSAARQPTGALPEEYRVTFHPHMAEFHRRDHGIVLNLEVAVIAGDDIEVRRLTLVNEGPQARALRVTSYGEVVLGAPMDDERHPAFSKLFVGSEYIAHLGGLLFRRRARAPHETPPLLLHFAVDAQGPVQPLGYESDRNRFIGRNGDLRFPPGARMALSNSSGWTLDPIMALQLGVTLQPYETRELCFMAVAAATREGAVDLAERYSTLAAVNWALHDALGASARALERVQIESASLPALQALASLLVYPHGALRGDAATLNANHLGQSHLWGMALSGDLPILMLRTTGTGGLLAQQLIGGHQLWRRHGLQVDLVILQTGGSAYVEPIRDDVVALLRQIGATEMLGRKGGIHLLFRDQIGPDQVKLLESAACVILDEQRGALEDQLFPAFEAPPSLPRFWAALPFDQTAVDVLERPKDLRFNNGFGGFTPDGREYVIHLDPGEATPAPWCNVLANDEFGTLVSEAGGGFSWAINSGENRLTPWTNDPVSDPPVETLYLRDEETASVWTVTPAPAGHSSACQVRHGAGYTRWTQKSHGLDQEMLVFVPLDAPVKIVRLRLCNLENRHRRLTSTYYAEWLLGALPSIARPHIVCDYDPAAQALLAMNRWNEDFAERVAFLTASRPPHGFTTDRREFLGPEGDPSDPDALRRWGLSGKLVAGGDPCGAYQVHLELAPGASEEIIFVLGQGADHASARELARRWSSSHAAEQALQTLERHWNGILGAVEVSTPDPAFDLMVNRWLIYQSLSSRVLARTGFYQSSGAIGFRDQLQDVLALLHIEPERTRAHILQCAGHQFTQGDVLHWWHPPSDRGVRTRCSDDLIWLPYAVGTYVQATGDLTILDEEIPFLDAPPLKPEEENRYARFDAAGTLRPLIDHCERALEHGLTAGSNGLPLMGAGDWNDGMDRLGREGRGESIWLAWFGSVTADLFADVSRRAGRGMSALRWAERARELRERAEEAGWDGAWYRRAYDDEGHPLGSATNDECRIDSISQSWAAFAGAEPERVRQALDAAWRELVSSEHKLARLLWPAFDKGARDPGYIKAYPPGIRENGGQYSHAAAWLGMAFAEQGESDKAFAIFDMINPVRRSDEKAKAERYALEPYVVAGDISAADPHSGRGGWSWYTGAAGWAWRLAVEGILGLRLVDGHLTIAPSIPPSWGGFRAVLRGPAGTISVHVDDPDHLGRGNVELTVNGVRRGTDGIPFPTDGAEIEVRARLAT
- a CDS encoding ion channel; amino-acid sequence: MSIAAQLLLGALVVAVTMIAQAGFVAAAFAASDRLVPPRVRSSRLASMLMLAAATIWMLAALTFAAWLWAGLFLWLGAFGSLEPALYFATVSLTTLGFGDVVLAEDVRLLSAVVAATA
- a CDS encoding AarF/ABC1/UbiB kinase family protein yields the protein MMLAARFLRIGGAVFGLLIVAVYERLRGGTDNRSTLPDRLRATLERLGPTFIKVGQGLSLRRDLLPDRYIAALSKLQADARPFPQAAARHEIETGLRKPIHDLFSSFDETPLAAASIAQVHRAQMPDGREAIIKVRRPRIRSQIDRDMRALIGLLRLLCTLSSRIARFEPVRLAHEIWTNLRRETDFRLEARAVRRFADAFADWETVHVPEVIDDLISETVLVQEFSSGRLLSDAALAGSGPRYAANLVEIYLHQIFVLGFFHGDPHPGNLFFMDAGTICFHDFGLTGQLDHATRRRLALFVRAFVHQDADWMLDAAVELGLLRISGERQAIVHGLEEFLTEYASLPMRQWSMADLFLRISRLGNRESVLLPHYLIVLMRALFLVEHALHTLDPAMNVLDTLIERGNAAIMALAEGPSHAALSRLRFEAGLAVYDLPGAAAAWLSEARREGFHPALQIHLPQIERTEAGLERTGNRLALALVTLGLYIASSLLMQHSIGPRILGMPLLALVGYFLALWYTLRLSRAIARSGRL
- a CDS encoding lycopene cyclase domain-containing protein, which gives rise to MTGYHYIWLFWALAFLLAFIVIYGSFREHRTLMLRAALGTAPFGLSEPLFVPAYWSPPSLFDLAQRTGFDLESIIFSFSIGGIGAVLYNLAARRVTRPVPPHGPHRFHRLALAAPVLVFLPLLTLGWNPIYPAVIAMASGAGAAVLCRPDLGAKTLYGGLLFLAFYAIFMIGLRFSAPGYIEHVWNLPALSGLMSGGIPLEELMFGGAFGLYWASVYEHLTWTRPLPRAKHGFARTDLKGRV
- a CDS encoding cyclopropane-fatty-acyl-phospholipid synthase family protein, which encodes MIQTGQLTVIDHRGRSHEFLGHRPGPKVTVRLHDPKLPLRLALNPSLAFGEAYMEGTLTLERGSLHDLLQLAIDGLEAFDRHPIQRLRARTGRNRSPRNHRHRARANVAHHYDLSGALYDLFLDSDRQYSCAYFPTGDETLEEAQAAKKRHLAAKLLLEPGCEVLDIGSGWGGLALELAQAAKANVTGVTLSTEQLAAARARAEAAGLSRQVRFELRDYREEMGLYDRVVSVGMFEHVGPPDYSTFFKSVARTLKPDGVALIHSIGRMEPPGGADPWISKYIFPGGYIPALSEVVAAVEKSGLWITDIEILRVHYADTLKHWHERFQARRAEAAELYDERFCRMWEFYLAACEMLFRHGPLMVFQLQLAHRRDAVPLTRDYITDYDRSEPVDAPLQFRQRA